The DNA window ACACTAACAGCTTCAGTGTCTGCGCAAATACGAAGTAGTTGGATGACATTGAAAACGAAATTCAGTTAGCGATATTCACGAATCACACAACAGAAACGTACATGTACGCAGAGACCAATATACTTCGAGTCCGTGTCCCCAGTGTGTATTTAGTCTTTCAAAAACAATGTTATGCAAACAAGAACGTGTACCTTTATTTCTGGAAATGTATGCCTACCCGGTACCCGCGTCTATAACAACATGTCTGAACGTGTTGATCATGAGTCACTAAtgacaaattatatgtatacgTATGATGTAAAAATGAATTCTTCCCTGATTCGCGGATCGAcgtattattacatgtatatctattgCATTGTAGATTTCTCTTCACTAATATAATGATGAATGTGTGAGTTGCACAGATGTGTTGATTTTTTATCCCCAGTCTATGTATGTACCTAAATTTACCACATAACATAAATCGTGAGCACATGTTACGAAAGATGACATATATCTGTGTAACGTTTATTGCAGTTTGTCACAGATAACGTATGGTGGccgaatttgaaaaaaaagacaattgaTGTCTGTTGAGAACTGCTTTCTTAGTATCTAGGCCACTGAGTTAGACACACAGAtgccaacacaacacaacacaacacaacacaacacaacacaacacaacacaacgcaagcAACACaagcaacacaacacaatatatatatatatatatatatatatatatatatatatatataactcggtgagtatcaatctgctaagacagtgctctataccgcagtggcagagcgtaatagttttgtctaaaactatatatatatatatatatatatatatatatatatatatatatatatatatatatatatatatatatatatatatcgatatcGGCAATGTTTTGTAACATACGGAGAAAACATCTGCTCGACAAAGACAAAATTATTGTGACGTTACCTGCAACctgtatgtcaaaggtcaaaatctCATTTTTCTTTACCGAACGTATCTTTAGCAGTCTGGTTTTAGGGGTTAACTACGATATTTAGAAAGTCCTATCTCAGGCTGGGGAAATCGTGGACCTTACTAATCACTGAAAAGTGAAATAGTCTCGTTTACTGGTTTCCTATGCATTCAAAAATGACAATTCTCTAGTAAAAGTcaactaactatacaatgtgGCCTGTATATATTTGCTGGATTTTATTTCGCGTATCTTTAAGttcagattattttttttagattaataacactacTAAAGTGTGAACCCGTACACTCCCCGATTTACGTATGTGGATATCGATACATCAGCCTAATGATAAAATGCATTGGCCTGTTGGAATGAATATTGATGGGAAATGTTCCTTAATTAACACGACTTCTCATTAGATTTATAATTTGTAACTTTTATAGGCATGGTATCCGACAAATTCAGAGTTCTGCTGTACCCTTCAAATAGTGGAGGACTCCCAAGAAATGAAACCACATTTGCTGAGGTCGTCAAAAGCGCAGACTATTCCACTGCACTAATAGGTAAGTTGAAGCAATATTTTAGGTTCAGTGATTTAAAATTATCTAAATTTAGAATCATTTATCGAATTaggtgttttttgttttattttccagGGAAATGGCACCAGGGATTGAACTTGAACAGTTGGAATGACCATTATTACCATCCGTTGAATCAAGGCTTTGATTATTTCTATGGCTTACCGAATGGTAATATGCGTGACTGCGACCCTACACAGGAATCAGAAACTGTCATTCGCCGTCTTCCATACATCTATCGCCATATCATGCTGTCTGCACTATTAGCAATAACTACGTTACTGCTTTTGAAAGAAATGAGTCTTATTTCTTGGAAGTCGTTATTCTATTtatctgtttccatggtgatactTGCCAGTGGCTTCTTAGGACTTGTCAGAAGTATCAGAATCTTCAACTGCGTGCTAATGAAAGATTTTGACGTCATCGAACAACCTGTCCAATTAGAGACCTTGACGTCACGTTTTACACGAGAGGCTGTCAATTTCATCACagagaacaaaaacaaaccttTCTTACTGTTTCTCgcatacacacatccacatacTGCACTTGTGACGTCAAACGAGTTCAAAGGGAAGAGTCGACACGGTCGCTATGGTGACTGTGTGGAGGAAATGGATTGGAGTATCGGTGAAATTCTGGAAACATTAAAACAAACTGGTCTTACTGACGACACGTTTGTGTATTTCACTTCCGATCATGGTGGAGAAGTAGAACTTGGCACAGAAGGGGGGTGGAATGGAAATTATAAAGGCGAGTGTAATAAACATACTATATAGAAATGAGTAATCGAATTTTATATGTGAGGATACCATggatatttattgatttattgaccGTGGCAACGCTGCATAGTAGTTGCACACACGCAACAAAAAAAgaatttcaattaatttttgaccaattaTAACTGATATTTCTTTTCCGTTGGGtaaagtccccccccccccctccacagtGAAAGCACTTTACATTGCTTCTTTATATCAGTCGATATGATATCCGTGCGTGATATATCATGTCTGGCGACAACTTTCATTGAAAAACTGAAAAGTGTGTATCATTGCTAACCTATTTGACATCAATTCAACAGGTGGAAAGGGTCAGTCGACAGAGGGCGGTATACGGGTACCAGCAGTGGCACGCTATCCACGACTACTGAAGGCAGGCACAGTAATCAACGAGCCCACAAGTTTAATGGATATATTGCCCACAATGACTCATCTTTCAGGAGGAAGACCCCCTAGTGACCGTATTATTGACGgacaaaatattttgccatTGTTGACGGGCAAGGAAAAAATATCCCCACACAAGTTCCTATTTCACTACTGTGGTAAGGACATCCAAGCAGTCAGGTACAGACCTCGCTTTGGTAAGTCTCTAGAATTTCTATcgtgaaatattatttcaagATTAGCTAGCAATGCCTACAGTGTACTAGCGAATAGTCCGAAGACTTCGTGAATGAGACTCCAAAGAAAGAAAGGTGGAATTTTATGCAGTGATAACAGCATCAAATCTTTGTACGAAGACTAAAATTAAAGCAAACAGACTTATAATACAATCAACATATCCATGGGTGCTATAAAGGTTTCTGTATAATCAAACGTTCGTAGACATCTTTCATGTAGTCTTTGATGTGTAAAGTTCTAATCTTGCATATAAATGTCAAACGGTCTGGACATTGTTCAATTCTTTGCCCCATCGATCGTCAACCGTTTCTTctatcaaacaatattttaattcaatttgTGGAACTTTTTTATTCAGTCCATTATATTATAATGAGCTCAGATTTGTAAGCATATGCCATCACCTTTTCCAAATTATGGAATTCTTATTACCTCGAAAAATATCTTCTTGAATGTTTCGATTGTGTTGTTCTATATGTATGCTGTGTGGTGTTTGTGCGAATTACAATTTAGCAAATATATCCTATTTTTCAGATACAGCCTTTTTAATTGCGTGTTAAAAACATAACGAAATAGATCAGCGATTATATGAAACTGTGCTCGATTAAGAATCTACTGAATACACGTAATATGCTAATAGTCATGTCTGTTTATCACCTAGGAAATACAACGTACAAGGCTTATTTTGCTACACCGAAATGGACTCCAGGAACCTACGGTTGTTTTGAAACTTATATCTGTCTTTGTAATAAAGCTGTACGACACGACCCTCCGTTACTTTATAACCTCTCCTTGGACCCAAACGAGGACAGACCGTTGAATACATCTGACGCgaaatacaatgacatcatcagtcgCATCAAAGACGAAGTTGAGGCTCATCGACGAACTGTAATCCGAGTCGAAGATCAGTTATCGACTGAAAGGGTGTTTCCAAAACCATGGTTGCAACCATTCTGTGGCATCCCGCCATTAATTATGTGTAAAGAACACCTCGCTGAGTCATGACAAATACGGCAAATCACTTGAATCGTACAGTTAGTGCCACCAAGACATTGCGTCGTCAATTTATCAAATACAATTTTCCCTTTGAAAACTTTACACGTTACAACATATCATGCAAAAAAGGTTATCATTGACATTTCCGCTGGATCGGGAATAATTCAATATCAATGGCCGTGACAATATAATTTATTGTGACGTCTTTGATTTTCAGCATGCCACGTGAACCAGAGTACATACATGGGACCAATATCATTACAAACACTCCTCTAAAATTTTTGAACTTTTAACATAGATAAGAAGAAAACTtctaaattcatttttttgccTCTGTCCTTAAAAGTCAAGGTGGCATTTATTAAATCTTTATAATGTTATTAAAGcttatttatataaattgtcTTTTGAAGACAGTAACTGTTAGTactgatttttgaaaaaatattgtgaaaactTCGGAGAGATCAGACATTTTTTAATGTCATTTGTGAACTCTTGAATTATAATAGATATGTTTGATCAGTTCAATTCGAGTTCAAACTACCTTTCTTTCATTTGTGAAACCGATGCACGCATCATctgtttttttcaacatttctattttctatcctttacatgtaaactgtaagatatcagtggtcgttggtggcgctcctATGATTGGCTGATATAGGTTGTAGGTGCGCCACTAACGATTGTATATCGTAGACATTCTACTTTACATCaggcaacacacacacacacacacacacacacacacacacatatatatatatatatatatatatatatatatatatatatatatatatatatatatatatatatatatatatatatatatatatatatatatatatatattgcgctctgccactgcggtatagagcactgccttagcagattgatactcaccgagttatatatatatatatatatatatatatatatatatatatatatatatatatatatatatatatatatatatatattgtgaccGAGCATTGATTTTCATCACCTTCTGTCAGTAGTATTTGACCTTCGACCTTAATGAAAAGGCACCAATAATAATAAAGCTATTTATTCCAAGTTAGACTTCAAGTCTCGTTCCAGATATCATTTCCGCGTACACGCTACTCAGGTCGGGTAAACGTGACGTGTCCTGCGTAAGCTATGTAGTGTTATCAGTAAACCCAAAGAACTGTGCTTTATTAGGAGGGGGGGTTCTATAGAACGAAACGAATACACCCAGAAATGAAATACACAGTCATCTATTATTGCATTGTGATGTCATATAGAATTCGATTGACCATATATGTCAATCTAACTTGGTGAAACAATGCATACATTCCACGCATAGAGATGTcgtatttcttttcaaaacgTGGATGTGTTGGCAACCATGATTGTAAGGAAGGGTAAACTTATGGCATATGGTTTACATTATAGCGTAGACATCTGGCGTTGGACACAATCTTCTTTAATAAAGGAGTCGACAGTTCGCAATAGTAAAGACCGCATCAAAGTTTGCTACACAAGGTGATGAAAGAGAATTGTTTTGATTTTCACGATTCCTCAGATTTTAGcctttattttcttgtttttataCACATGTTTATAACATTTAAAATTTGACTCATCCGACTGCCCCTTTTCTGCCGTTGTCACTGTCCTACCAGCGTTTGTCAACTTTGCAATAATTAATACTTTTATTTTAGATGTTTAGAAaaagggtaaaacatggaattagGGAGAGGACGAAAAAAGTTTTTTTTCCGAGTTCCAGACTATCCTATGTTCCAGACTATGCGAAGTTGTATCTTAAACAAAGCAAACATACTTTGTACGAATAACGCATGGTTTTATGTCGCAAGGTCTGTCCCATCTCATGGATACTCTAATTCACTCGGAACCTTTCAGGTGACAATGTgcattgacaacaacaacaacaacaacaaattaatcAGTGTCGATCACCTAAaggctatatacatgtaaagaatatacacttacatgtaaaaaaaaatacacttgcTCCAGAGACGTACAAGGTCCCACTACCGGAAGTAAAGGAAAATTTGTTCACTCTATTTATTGTATAAGTGACCTTCACAACATTACAGAAGTTGTAATTGATCTTAATTTCAACGATGAGCAAATAAAACGACACATTCTAAAACTATAACATTAATTCTTGTTTCGCTTATTTTAAACTTTTATAAGGAACCCTGTTCAATGAAGCAGTATCTGTTCAGGCGATGCAAGGTCGTAAGTGTCAGCTACTCCTCAACTAGCTACTGTGTCACTTACATAAAACACAGACTACTGATTTAATATTGCATGAGTTTGTCAGCAAGAACGGTGTATAAATACATCGTGTTTTATGACAGCCTTTATCCTATAACAATAAAGCATATTCCTGATGTCAAAATTATCTAATTGCTAAAATACTAATCAAGGAAAAACGTGAATTTCCGGACAAATATTCTTGCTGGCGCCAGACATTCTGTAGTCATGGTGTGATGCAATTATAATTTGTTAAAACAATCCATATGTTAATAGATCAATCGAAATTTCAATTGAATCAATACTGGTACGTTATAGTTTCAGTGAATCGTCAGCAGTAACTGAACAGTACTAAgtcaatagacctgttgccggttccaagatgcattgcgcgtctctccatacaatgccatctATTCTGTACGCgcggaggggtttgcacgcgctactcagggggggggggtggttgtCACATGACGGTACCCTAggtttaccagtaaaatcccactctgtcatcgatggcgttcagtctttgttctgtaaaatcacccataattaaagaagtcaacatgtcttaccatcatttccttatgaaaatgttatttcaaatgtaataaagacaaaacaagactaaatctaacaacataagcgacgtcctctcgcgcaatgcatcttggaaccggaaaatcgactattaTCATGAGATATTCGTTCGTTTTCTACACAAAAATGTAGATTCTCTGACTTTGAGACTCTCTCCACAGATTTTGAGACTATTTGACAAAAAACTAACAAGCTAGCAACTGGAACTTGACTATTAAACTTGGTCAAATCACTAATTAGATGGCTGGGGTCTTcgtggtgtttttttttgtattaatcGACAATCGACAAGGAGTAGTTTTGTCGAATGGAAATCTTAATGATTGTGGATCAAAATATGTAATCTAAAGACTCAAAGGtcttgaaataatgaaatcgtGCTTGATTCATTTTGATGTGCGTTGGAACTTGGAGTGTCTATAGGAAAGAAATCAAAGATGCGCAGCGGTAAGACAAAGAACCCTGTGAACGTTTATCGATCTGCATTTGGTACATATGGTGGCGACTATCGATGCAAATACACATTATTTTTCGTTTTCCACCACGACAGATTTAATCTCTTCACCGGTTTCTAAGAACACTGAATTTAACGACACGCCACGCACTGTTGAGGAAGGCCATAGTTGCGATGTACTTTCTTGGAGACGATGCGTGGTATTTAATTCTAGTATACAACAACACCATTGCTGCAAGAAATACGCGTTGAAAAATTACTGAAGTTGCTTGTTTTGCATTTTTCTTGACCAATtctgaaaaaaagagaaaaaaggtGTATATTGCTGCCGGAACAGTACGTGGTATTTTAACTATTGGTGAAtccatattttatatatatctgGTTGTGTACGTGTCTCCTTCTTTGTCTGCACGCTATACATTTAGGCCCATACATACacctatatctatatatatgctaatatatatacatatatatatatatatatatatatatatatatatatatatatatatatatatgctaatatatatatatatatatatacatatatatatatatatatatatatatatatatatatatatatatatatatatatatatatatatatatatatatatatatatatatatatatatatatatatatatatatatatatatatatatatatatatatatatatatatatatatatatatatatatatatatatatatattataactttACATCAGACatttactttaatatatatataatatccatatatTATCTATACAtctacacaacacacacacacacacacacacacacacacacttagttTCTATAGCCTCTTTAATAGAACTCTTACCTGTGCACACATACCACCAACCACCGTTAGTGGTAGGAACAATGTAAGTATTTCCTGGCCGTAGATTTTCATAACATGACGATTCATCCTTTGCTGTGTAAGTTAAAGGCAAATTTTCATTCTCGTCTTCTAATTTTATGAATAGAGGAGCTTTTTTCAGACGAAAGATTTCCTTAAGATGGACAGGCGTTGAGGTCGAAAGTGACAGTGTTTCACAACGACGTTCACATTTGAATGTTACATATTCCGGAACTGAATCGGGGACAGAGTTTTCTTTTCCAGATTCAAAATAGACATACTTGTTTGGAACAATGTAATACTTTCCAGGATTAAGCTTTTCAAAATAGTTTCGGTGATTAGCGATGATCAAATGTCtgctgttaccatgacaatgaaGTAATTGCTGTACAGGTATAGACAACATAAACAGGCTTTGGATCAATTCTGGTGTCACCACATTGAAAGGAACGGATATCCCTTTGTCCCTGGTCATATCATCTTCTAAGAAAAGTGTTATTTTCCCTCCCGGTTGTACCTCCATATTGTGTCCTGTACAAAGAGAATATGTAGacactcagaccactagacaTAACCTTACAACACACTGCAACACCTGCTGAATTGCATGATGGTATCTAATAAAATATCTAAGGTATAATCATGTACATTGGATTAAAGGTGAACCGTGAATAGTAGGAGGCTATCGTTGATTTTGAATCTCTTTCAACGCCTTTGGTAATGATCGCTAGATTGCCAGATTCGAAAGCCAGCGGCCAGATTCTAATCTAAACCGTAAAGGACGAGGCTGGCTTTATCTTAGCAGCATTTCACCGTGGACCCAGAAAAGACAGTTCACGCGACTTGTCTAAATTAGATCGAGttataaaaaatgacaaatctgGCTTTAGAAGTCTGTTGTACACTACTGGGGCGAGACATCCAAGAAAGACAATTGGGAGCTCTTTAATATCGTTAATCATCCTAGCCCAAACTTGGTATATACGTCATTCAGTCTATATGTCTATGGTGGAGTTTCAACTTATCAAAAGTCGTCCACGTTGCCCATTTTTGTCAGCACAAATAACATCAATTACGTATGTGAGCAGTGTGCAATGAATACAAACCTTTTTTGGAACATCTTGCCAAACATACGTACCTCAAAGAGAGTTTGTCCTCAGACTAAAGTTGTTTGGCGGAGTCTTCCTAGCTGATCAATAAACCCTAATAATTTGTGTCAGACTGAGTGATGTTCTTGTAACGCAAACAACTGCCTGGTACAAAGTCTAGGAACTGATCAGTCTCTGTCATTCAATAATAGGTCAAACCGTGTCAGGGAGAAAGGACTTTGATTTTTGTGTGGAAATCTCTGAAATATACCGTGTCGGGCGCCCTCACGAATTCGAATCGGCCTACCCATCTCCCTACTCTCGTAAGACCTCTGGTATTAAAGACCCTCCAAATGATTCTGTTTTCTTAAGCTTACTGTAAAAGTCACAAGTGGCCATCCCTAAATTTCCTTTCTGAAATTTGAGAGACCCCCATTTTagatatttcaaaacatactataagttaaaatgctgtcagagtGAAATGTGAAACAAGTCCCAGAATGAATGGTACTGGCTCGACCCCACCGATGCCACCACATTAGGTATTAGTTGGTTGTTCGTACCGCCACAGTGAATCTATATGAGCTGAAGACAAGAACTCCCAAATACAAGATTGATGCAAGTACACTACGGACACTGTCGGGACCGAGGTCAACAGCCCCACTCCATCACATTATCCGGGGCCCACTATCTTACCACAAGATACCTCACTATTCCCCTCCTTCACTCCTGTTAGACCCACCCCTCTCCTCACACCGCAACTAATAATTGATTCTGCATGGTTGACTGACATGTTACGATATTACGtcacaatggtggcagtggtgggatgttaCAGCAGTTGGGTGTGGAACCGTTGGCAACAGTGGGATACCacaatcacaaaataatataaaggaGGGTAATAAAATAAGTCAAACAatgggagggtcacattttacccTCCCATTGTTCCATTTTCTTAAATATGGCCCTCCTCTGTTTTCGAATCTTTTCGTTATCGCTTGTTTACACAATCATGGTGTAACTATTGTTCGAGGTGGTATAGGTAAATCAGTGTTATTAACCATTCGCCTTCTATTTTCCAGTTTGCTGACATTTATCTACCTgatgttgagagagagagagagagagagagagagagagagagagagagagagagagagagagagagagagagagagagagagagagagagagagagtgtgtgtgtgtggggggggggtagaggAAAAGGTGCAAGTTGATGTAAACAGCACCATCTTTAGGAT is part of the Glandiceps talaboti chromosome 2, keGlaTala1.1, whole genome shotgun sequence genome and encodes:
- the LOC144452908 gene encoding arylsulfatase H-like; the protein is MWVEVNTWSTFVLLQLMYWLPGGDAKQSTNTIKFTDVQPPNFVLFMADDLGIGDIGCFGNDTIRTPNIDSIAADGVKLAHHLAADSMCTPSRAAFLTGRYPIRSGMVSDKFRVLLYPSNSGGLPRNETTFAEVVKSADYSTALIGKWHQGLNLNSWNDHYYHPLNQGFDYFYGLPNGNMRDCDPTQESETVIRRLPYIYRHIMLSALLAITTLLLLKEMSLISWKSLFYLSVSMVILASGFLGLVRSIRIFNCVLMKDFDVIEQPVQLETLTSRFTREAVNFITENKNKPFLLFLAYTHPHTALVTSNEFKGKSRHGRYGDCVEEMDWSIGEILETLKQTGLTDDTFVYFTSDHGGEVELGTEGGWNGNYKGGKGQSTEGGIRVPAVARYPRLLKAGTVINEPTSLMDILPTMTHLSGGRPPSDRIIDGQNILPLLTGKEKISPHKFLFHYCGKDIQAVRYRPRFGNTTYKAYFATPKWTPGTYGCFETYICLCNKAVRHDPPLLYNLSLDPNEDRPLNTSDAKYNDIISRIKDEVEAHRRTVIRVEDQLSTERVFPKPWLQPFCGIPPLIMCKEHLAES